A single Parabacteroides timonensis DNA region contains:
- a CDS encoding family 20 glycosylhydrolase, giving the protein MTKSKLLLFFFIVWLTTGCRPVTSPEAGIIPQPEQQTTGKGHFAFNKSTTIEVENQEQEAVAGLLTDLFTVSAGFTPTVNIGSSNTSASIVFSTDTALADENYKLKITPSHISIKAADAAGFFYAIQSIRQLLPPAIESKTPAEGIQWNIPAVSLQDGPRFPYRGLLLDVSRCFIPKENVIKIIDYMSMLKLNKLHLHLVDDNGWRLEIKKYPRLTEVGAWRVEREKDFSQRKNAKAGEPTPVGGFYTQEDMKEIIAYAGARQVEIIPEIEMPAHTNSALAAFPELACPVVKDPIRVIPGMGGHGAEIVYCAGNDKVFSFLQDVLDEVMALFPSRYINLGGDEASKRYWKICPLCQARMKAEGFTDIEELQGYFMGRMAGYVKSKGREVIGWDELTNSKIPDDAIILGWQGLGTAGYKAGQMGHRFIMTPARVLYLIRYQGPQWFEPRTYFGNNTLENVYKYEPVQPEWDPEVAKKLIGIQGCMWTEFCTSADDVEYLLFPRLAAVGEIAWSGKDRKDWPGFLKRLDILTQHYDYLGVNYARSMFNLDHLVTGNNDTLKVALTCIRPDMEVRYTTDESEPQAVSTLYQDSLIVTGDMTIKAATFMNGEQKGKTLTLPLHWNKATARPVTNGNEQSYRLTNGLRGSDKQSDFEWSGWYGKDASFTIDLGKTDSFDKVTIGCMTNYGMGAHLPKQITLSVSDDNQTFTRIAERSFTPEQIFREGIRIEDQLFDNLKASGRYLRVDLKNPGKCPEDHTRPGQGTWVYIDEVIIK; this is encoded by the coding sequence ATGACAAAAAGCAAACTACTCCTCTTTTTCTTTATCGTTTGGTTGACCACAGGGTGTAGGCCCGTGACTTCGCCGGAAGCAGGCATCATCCCGCAACCGGAACAACAAACAACCGGTAAAGGCCATTTTGCATTTAATAAATCTACTACTATTGAAGTAGAAAATCAGGAACAGGAAGCTGTTGCCGGATTATTGACGGACTTATTTACCGTTTCTGCCGGATTCACCCCGACAGTCAATATCGGTTCGTCCAATACCTCCGCCTCCATTGTTTTCTCTACGGATACGGCACTGGCTGACGAAAACTATAAACTGAAAATAACTCCCTCGCATATTTCAATTAAGGCAGCCGATGCCGCCGGATTCTTTTACGCCATACAATCGATCCGCCAGCTTCTTCCTCCGGCAATAGAAAGTAAAACGCCGGCAGAAGGCATTCAATGGAACATACCGGCAGTAAGCCTGCAGGACGGTCCCCGTTTTCCTTACCGCGGCTTGTTATTGGATGTGTCCCGCTGTTTTATCCCGAAAGAGAATGTGATTAAAATCATCGATTATATGTCGATGTTGAAGTTGAACAAACTTCATCTGCATCTGGTGGACGACAACGGATGGCGTCTGGAGATAAAGAAATATCCCCGCCTCACCGAAGTGGGAGCCTGGCGCGTAGAACGTGAAAAGGATTTCTCCCAACGCAAAAACGCAAAAGCCGGCGAACCGACACCCGTTGGCGGCTTCTACACACAGGAAGATATGAAAGAGATCATTGCCTATGCCGGTGCACGACAGGTAGAGATCATCCCCGAAATAGAAATGCCCGCACATACCAATTCCGCCCTGGCTGCTTTCCCTGAACTGGCATGCCCGGTAGTGAAAGACCCGATCCGTGTAATCCCCGGAATGGGCGGACACGGTGCCGAAATCGTTTACTGCGCCGGCAACGACAAGGTTTTCTCCTTCCTGCAGGATGTGCTCGACGAAGTGATGGCTCTCTTCCCCTCCCGTTATATCAATCTGGGCGGCGACGAAGCATCCAAAAGATACTGGAAAATATGTCCGCTTTGCCAGGCCCGTATGAAAGCGGAGGGATTTACCGACATCGAAGAGTTGCAGGGTTACTTCATGGGACGCATGGCGGGTTACGTGAAAAGTAAAGGCCGTGAAGTGATCGGATGGGACGAACTGACCAACAGCAAAATACCCGACGACGCAATCATACTGGGCTGGCAGGGACTCGGTACAGCCGGTTACAAAGCCGGACAGATGGGACACCGTTTTATCATGACACCGGCCCGCGTCTTGTACCTGATACGCTACCAGGGACCGCAATGGTTCGAGCCGCGTACCTATTTCGGTAACAACACCCTGGAAAATGTCTACAAATACGAACCGGTACAACCCGAGTGGGACCCGGAAGTAGCTAAAAAACTGATCGGCATACAGGGTTGTATGTGGACCGAATTTTGTACCTCGGCAGATGATGTCGAATACCTGCTCTTCCCCCGCCTGGCAGCCGTTGGCGAAATCGCCTGGTCGGGAAAAGACCGGAAAGACTGGCCCGGATTCCTGAAACGGTTGGATATATTGACACAACATTACGACTACCTGGGTGTAAACTATGCCCGCTCGATGTTCAACCTCGACCATCTGGTGACCGGTAACAACGATACCCTGAAGGTTGCCCTCACCTGCATCCGCCCGGATATGGAAGTACGCTATACCACAGACGAAAGCGAACCGCAGGCTGTCTCCACGCTCTACCAGGATTCATTGATCGTAACTGGCGACATGACTATCAAGGCTGCTACCTTCATGAACGGTGAGCAGAAAGGGAAAACGCTCACTCTCCCGCTCCACTGGAACAAGGCCACAGCCCGTCCCGTAACGAACGGCAACGAACAGAGCTACCGTCTGACAAACGGCCTGAGAGGTAGCGACAAACAGTCCGACTTCGAATGGAGCGGATGGTACGGCAAAGACGCCTCTTTCACGATCGACCTGGGAAAAACAGACTCGTTCGACAAAGTGACGATCGGTTGTATGACGAACTACGGTATGGGAGCCCATCTACCCAAACAGATTACCCTCTCCGTCTCAGACGACAACCAAACGTTCACCCGGATAGCCGAACGCAGCTTCACCCCGGAACAGATCTTCCGTGAAGGTATCCGCATCGAAGACCAGCTCTTCGACAACCTGAAAGCATCCGGCCGTTACCTCAGGGTCGACTTGAAGAACCCCGGAAAATGCCCCGAAGATCATACGCGACCGGGACAAGGTACCTGGGTTTATATAGATGAAGTAATTATTAAATAA
- a CDS encoding hybrid sensor histidine kinase/response regulator transcription factor: MLTINRYIYSFFFIIYCLTVAEAAPEYYFKQISLREGLSESMVKCVLTDHKGLIWIGTRFGLNNFDRERVKSYYHDKKDPCSLPGNDIKFLVEDSLWNLWVATEHGLVLYDRENDDFIPVTIEGRILNVSSSVSLEDGILFFGRGKFFKYDYTNKEILPLPVHSSENIRVTFEKACLYDKENDLVLLASRWNGLWEYNMRTGSLQRASFITAYQIAALYVDSSGCLWLSPYGKGLVGYDRDKKQICCLTAPGDLSNGIILDIKERDGKLWLATDGGGINVYDPATASVTVINHIPGKPFSLPENSFWCLYNDPDNNIWVGSIRGGLIGMKEVYIQTYRDVLLNSAYGLSEKAAAGMYEDENNMIWLGTDGGGINRLDPQTGRFKHYLSTYPSKVVSIIEYDAATLLYSGFGEGLFLFDKNSGATTAYPVMDKAKHDLLFRTGKSVHLLRLDDNRFYLLADSVYLYDQSSRKLNTVQNRNPGLTVASLCVIGKEADVSYLRGETDLFELDHTSNTMHAIYSSVDSTGIIAAACKDGRGRFWIGTTVGLFCFDPITETLMPVENNRFPGITSLGFDKAGRLWIGTHNGLYAYIPDSKKIMMFGESDGVYANEYISKSPLIARNGDIYMAGVMGVVHIKSNIPFPENPDPVIGLLDVTLNGASAGSQASRNENTISVPWNYTSLMAKIIVRENDLMRKKLFRYYIKGTQEEMVESTSHTIAFHALSVGGYEVWVSCNKKNGDWSVPVKLLSIEVTPPWWRTNWFLFCCTLFLLAGLSFIFWLVMKRQETRMIWAMKEHEQRTYEEKIRFLINLNHELRTPLTLIYSPLKRLLNSGEITNTGHARQLGDILKQTRRIKDIINMVLDVRKMETGTETLKIGSYDLNEWIRQVADTFKSELQFKNIRLEYRLDDSVGEVPFDAAKCEIVLSNLVMNALKFSNGNSCITVSSRLLHDYVRISVSDQGIGLNNVDLSRLFDRFYQGVHDRQGTGIGLSYARLLVEMHKGRIGAANNTDKGAVFFYELPLDNTTTSIVAKPYLNELLVSSEEKEDVNVDFSVRKYSVLVVEDEPELRNYLKTSFKEYFKQVYVAEDGVEAFEMAVRYLPDIVISDVMMPRMDGFEFCRQLKSNLEVSHIPVVLLTARTGHANTVQGYKEGADFYLPKPFDLEFLLAIVRNLLKNREAVRLRYKESKEIVLPKEDTVSNADEKFMGKLNELISEHLDNPELDVNFVASQMAMSRASLYNKLKALTDVSIGDYINKFRMARVVELLADKELSIMEVSEKAGFTNQRYFSTVFKQVYGITPSKYRQEHFS; the protein is encoded by the coding sequence ATGTTAACTATAAATAGATATATCTATTCCTTCTTTTTCATTATTTATTGCCTGACCGTTGCGGAAGCTGCCCCTGAGTACTATTTCAAGCAGATTTCCCTTAGAGAAGGATTATCGGAATCTATGGTGAAGTGTGTACTGACGGATCATAAAGGATTGATTTGGATTGGTACCCGTTTTGGGTTGAACAATTTCGATCGTGAGCGCGTAAAAAGCTACTATCATGATAAAAAAGATCCTTGTTCTCTACCTGGCAACGATATAAAATTTCTGGTAGAAGATTCTTTATGGAATTTATGGGTGGCAACAGAGCATGGACTGGTATTGTATGATCGGGAAAACGACGATTTTATCCCGGTGACAATCGAAGGACGTATTTTGAATGTTTCTTCCTCTGTTTCCCTGGAAGATGGTATCTTATTTTTTGGACGGGGAAAGTTTTTCAAGTATGATTATACAAATAAGGAAATTCTCCCTTTGCCTGTCCATTCGTCGGAGAATATACGAGTCACTTTCGAGAAAGCATGCCTTTATGACAAAGAGAATGATCTGGTTTTACTGGCATCCCGTTGGAATGGTTTGTGGGAATACAATATGCGAACCGGAAGTTTACAACGGGCCTCTTTTATTACAGCATATCAGATAGCAGCGTTGTATGTAGACTCTTCGGGCTGTTTGTGGTTGTCTCCCTACGGTAAAGGGTTGGTTGGGTACGATCGTGACAAGAAACAGATCTGCTGTTTAACAGCTCCCGGAGACTTATCCAATGGAATTATCCTCGACATAAAGGAACGGGACGGAAAACTTTGGCTGGCTACGGATGGGGGAGGTATCAACGTATATGATCCGGCAACAGCTTCGGTTACCGTAATCAACCATATACCGGGAAAGCCGTTTTCGTTACCTGAAAACTCTTTCTGGTGTCTCTATAATGATCCCGATAACAATATCTGGGTAGGAAGTATCAGGGGTGGCCTGATCGGGATGAAAGAGGTATATATACAAACGTATCGGGACGTCCTGTTGAATTCAGCGTATGGCCTGAGTGAGAAAGCGGCTGCCGGTATGTACGAAGATGAGAACAATATGATCTGGCTGGGGACAGACGGAGGAGGAATAAACCGCCTGGATCCTCAGACCGGACGGTTTAAGCATTATCTTTCGACCTATCCGTCGAAAGTCGTCTCCATTATCGAGTATGATGCGGCAACGCTTCTTTATTCCGGTTTCGGGGAAGGCCTGTTTTTGTTTGATAAGAACAGCGGTGCTACAACAGCTTATCCTGTTATGGATAAAGCGAAGCACGACCTGTTGTTCAGGACGGGTAAATCGGTTCATCTGTTGCGCCTGGACGATAACCGTTTCTATTTGTTGGCAGACAGTGTTTACCTGTATGACCAGTCGTCACGTAAACTGAATACTGTACAAAACAGGAATCCCGGATTGACCGTCGCTTCCCTTTGTGTGATAGGAAAAGAAGCGGATGTAAGTTATTTGCGGGGCGAAACGGATCTGTTTGAACTCGATCATACGAGTAATACGATGCATGCCATCTATTCGTCTGTCGATTCGACCGGTATTATTGCAGCAGCCTGCAAGGACGGCCGGGGGCGTTTCTGGATTGGAACTACCGTAGGCCTGTTCTGTTTTGACCCGATAACCGAAACGTTGATGCCGGTAGAAAATAACCGCTTCCCTGGTATCACCTCTCTCGGGTTCGACAAGGCCGGACGCCTGTGGATCGGGACGCATAACGGCTTGTACGCATATATACCGGATAGTAAGAAGATAATGATGTTCGGCGAGTCCGATGGCGTGTATGCCAACGAATACATCTCAAAATCCCCGTTGATAGCCCGGAATGGCGATATTTATATGGCCGGAGTGATGGGCGTGGTACATATAAAAAGTAATATTCCTTTCCCGGAAAATCCGGACCCGGTGATAGGCCTGCTGGATGTGACGTTGAACGGAGCCTCCGCCGGTTCACAGGCAAGCCGGAATGAGAATACGATCTCCGTCCCCTGGAACTATACTTCTTTAATGGCGAAGATCATTGTCCGTGAAAACGACCTGATGAGGAAAAAGCTGTTTCGTTATTATATAAAAGGAACGCAGGAGGAAATGGTAGAGTCGACTAGTCATACGATTGCATTCCATGCCCTGTCTGTCGGAGGGTATGAAGTCTGGGTGTCGTGTAATAAGAAAAACGGGGATTGGAGTGTGCCGGTCAAATTGTTATCCATCGAAGTAACCCCTCCCTGGTGGCGTACGAACTGGTTCCTGTTCTGCTGCACCTTGTTTCTGTTAGCAGGCCTGTCCTTCATCTTCTGGCTGGTGATGAAAAGGCAGGAAACCCGTATGATCTGGGCGATGAAGGAGCACGAACAACGGACTTATGAAGAGAAGATCCGCTTCCTCATTAACCTGAACCATGAACTCCGTACGCCTCTTACCTTGATCTATTCCCCGCTTAAACGCCTGCTGAACTCGGGAGAGATCACCAACACCGGCCATGCCCGGCAGTTGGGGGATATCCTGAAACAGACCCGTCGTATCAAAGATATAATCAATATGGTATTGGATGTCCGGAAAATGGAAACCGGGACGGAGACGCTTAAGATCGGATCGTACGATCTGAACGAATGGATACGGCAGGTGGCAGATACTTTCAAAAGCGAATTGCAGTTCAAGAATATTCGCCTCGAATATCGGTTGGACGACTCGGTTGGCGAAGTCCCCTTCGATGCGGCCAAATGTGAGATCGTCTTGTCTAACCTGGTTATGAATGCATTGAAGTTCAGTAATGGAAACTCCTGCATTACCGTATCCTCCCGGCTCTTACATGATTATGTGCGAATTTCGGTTTCCGACCAGGGGATCGGTTTGAATAATGTCGACCTTTCCCGGTTGTTCGACCGTTTCTATCAGGGGGTGCACGACAGGCAAGGCACAGGGATCGGCTTGTCGTATGCCCGCCTGCTGGTTGAAATGCATAAAGGACGTATCGGTGCAGCCAATAATACGGATAAAGGAGCTGTTTTCTTTTACGAGTTGCCTTTAGATAATACAACCACTTCGATCGTTGCCAAACCTTACCTGAACGAACTGCTTGTCTCGTCTGAAGAGAAAGAAGATGTAAACGTCGACTTCTCCGTCAGAAAATACTCCGTGCTCGTTGTGGAGGACGAACCGGAACTGCGGAATTACCTGAAAACCTCTTTCAAAGAATACTTCAAGCAGGTGTATGTAGCCGAAGATGGTGTCGAGGCTTTCGAGATGGCTGTACGTTATTTGCCGGACATTGTTATCAGTGATGTCATGATGCCCCGGATGGATGGCTTTGAGTTCTGCCGGCAACTGAAAAGCAACCTTGAAGTCAGTCATATCCCGGTGGTACTGTTGACTGCCCGGACCGGTCATGCCAACACGGTACAGGGTTATAAGGAAGGGGCGGACTTTTATCTGCCGAAACCTTTTGACCTGGAATTCCTTCTGGCCATAGTCCGTAACCTGTTGAAGAACCGGGAAGCTGTCAGATTGCGGTATAAAGAGAGTAAAGAAATCGTTTTACCCAAAGAAGATACCGTCAGTAATGCGGACGAAAAGTTTATGGGGAAGCTGAATGAGTTGATAAGCGAACACCTGGATAATCCGGAATTGGATGTGAACTTCGTGGCCTCGCAAATGGCGATGAGCCGTGCTTCGCTGTATAATAAACTGAAAGCCTTGACAGACGTCAGTATCGGCGATTATATCAATAAGTTCAGGATGGCTCGCGTGGTGGAGTTGCTGGCTGATAAGGAGCTCAGTATTATGGAAGTTTCGGAGAAAGCCGGATTTACCAACCAGCGGTATTTCAGTACGGTATTCAAACAGGTCTATGGCATTACCCCGTCTAAATACCGTCAGGAGCATTTCTCCTGA
- a CDS encoding porin family protein has protein sequence MIRKIIILSSLCLAVIIGSKAQSKFPQEVSVGASFGMNFSSVSFSPKVSTKMKQGFNGGLVLRWNSEKNLGLQTELNFSQQGWEEKFDNNPTYKYARTVNYLEIPFFTHIYFGSNRFKFYVNLGPKIGYAISDKTSTNPNEPNQNDGANYQHNLPIQKKFDWGLCGGPGIELRTGIGYFLLEGRYYYALGDMFNTRKSDDFSKASSQVISARVIYLLPIRK, from the coding sequence ATGATCAGAAAGATTATAATCCTATCCTCTTTATGCCTGGCCGTTATTATCGGAAGTAAGGCACAAAGTAAATTCCCGCAGGAAGTATCTGTCGGTGCTTCGTTCGGTATGAACTTTTCGTCTGTCAGTTTCAGTCCCAAGGTGTCGACTAAGATGAAACAGGGATTCAACGGTGGTCTGGTATTACGGTGGAATTCGGAAAAGAACCTGGGCTTACAGACCGAGTTGAATTTCAGCCAGCAGGGATGGGAAGAAAAGTTTGATAACAATCCGACTTATAAATACGCTCGCACGGTCAACTACCTTGAAATCCCGTTCTTCACCCATATTTATTTCGGGAGCAACCGGTTTAAGTTTTATGTCAACCTGGGGCCAAAGATAGGTTATGCCATCAGCGATAAGACCAGCACAAATCCAAATGAACCCAACCAGAACGACGGTGCCAACTATCAGCATAACCTGCCTATCCAAAAGAAATTCGACTGGGGATTATGCGGAGGTCCGGGTATCGAGTTGCGTACCGGTATCGGTTATTTCCTGCTCGAAGGACGCTACTATTACGCACTAGGAGATATGTTCAATACACGTAAAAGCGACGACTTCAGCAAAGCCTCCAGCCAGGTAATCTCTGCACGTGTCATTTACCTGCTACCTATCCGTAAATAA
- a CDS encoding LysM peptidoglycan-binding domain-containing protein — MNKISIYVLTLCLSFACISLHSQNNRARIITTNELNDNIFYHTIERGQTVYSIATMYGVTVDDIYRLNPESRESIKAGATLKIPQRDAGSASLEKTEENFLYHTIQPKETLYSLSIRYAVPGPDIIEANPGLSTSTFTIGKTIRIPATPIESLPTKEVKTVTKEIEYTIEKKETMYRICRKFNISSAELIKRNPKLKDGVKAGMVIKIPVEAKDVVTETAPVMHERDVNALLTAPKEIKRVNMIKVALLLPFMTNEKTPSANTLRFIEYYEGMLLAVDSLRNSGGSIELSVFDTGSGTKKLKEVLKDDALKEANLIIGAVYNDQIGPVAEFAEKNNIKYVIPFTSKNDDVLSNANIFQVNTPHSYLYAKASQAGCDLFANDNVILLKVPGTEEKTDFIKAFKAEMKQRNIPWRELTYSAETFPTEMEALLSKEKRSVIVPTSGTLEALNNFKSPLRMLSETKPEYNITMFGYPEWQTYTRECLDDFFALNTYIYSNFYADNLAPEVSDFYSKYKTWYSKSLINYFPKYGILGFDTGMFFFDAIRKYGSNFENNLGNIRYKGIQTCFDFERVNNWGGFINTNIFIVHYQNDYNVTRSEVR; from the coding sequence ATGAATAAGATTAGTATATACGTATTGACATTATGCCTGAGTTTTGCCTGTATTTCTTTGCATTCACAAAACAACAGAGCACGGATTATTACTACTAACGAACTAAATGATAATATATTTTATCATACCATAGAGCGGGGACAGACCGTTTATTCCATCGCTACTATGTACGGAGTGACGGTAGATGATATTTATCGTCTGAACCCCGAAAGCCGCGAGTCGATCAAGGCCGGCGCCACTTTAAAGATCCCACAACGGGATGCCGGTTCCGCCTCACTGGAAAAGACAGAAGAAAACTTCTTATATCATACGATCCAACCGAAGGAAACGCTTTACTCATTGTCTATCCGGTATGCTGTACCCGGTCCGGACATCATCGAAGCAAACCCGGGGTTGTCGACATCCACTTTTACGATTGGCAAAACCATCCGTATCCCGGCTACTCCTATCGAGTCTTTACCTACCAAAGAGGTAAAGACCGTCACCAAGGAGATCGAATATACGATCGAGAAGAAAGAAACCATGTATCGTATCTGCCGTAAGTTCAACATTTCGAGTGCAGAACTCATCAAGCGGAACCCGAAACTGAAAGACGGTGTAAAAGCCGGCATGGTTATCAAAATACCGGTGGAGGCAAAAGATGTCGTTACCGAAACCGCTCCGGTCATGCATGAAAGGGACGTGAATGCCCTGCTTACCGCTCCCAAAGAGATCAAACGGGTAAATATGATCAAGGTAGCCCTATTGTTGCCGTTTATGACAAACGAGAAGACACCTTCGGCCAATACCCTGCGTTTCATCGAGTATTACGAAGGAATGTTGCTCGCAGTAGACAGTCTTCGCAACAGCGGAGGTTCGATCGAACTATCCGTATTCGACACAGGCAGCGGTACAAAGAAGCTGAAAGAGGTGCTGAAAGACGATGCTTTGAAAGAAGCCAACCTGATCATTGGAGCCGTGTACAACGACCAGATCGGTCCGGTTGCCGAATTTGCAGAGAAGAACAATATCAAATACGTCATTCCGTTCACATCCAAGAACGACGACGTATTATCCAATGCCAACATTTTCCAGGTAAACACTCCTCACTCCTACCTGTATGCCAAAGCATCACAGGCCGGATGCGATTTGTTTGCCAACGACAATGTGATCCTGTTGAAAGTTCCCGGGACGGAAGAGAAAACAGATTTCATCAAAGCCTTCAAGGCTGAAATGAAACAACGGAATATCCCCTGGCGCGAACTGACTTACTCGGCTGAAACATTCCCAACTGAGATGGAAGCCCTGTTGAGCAAGGAAAAACGAAGTGTAATCGTTCCCACTTCCGGTACACTGGAAGCGCTGAACAATTTCAAATCACCCCTGCGCATGCTTTCCGAGACAAAGCCGGAATACAACATCACCATGTTCGGTTATCCGGAATGGCAGACTTATACCCGCGAGTGCCTCGACGATTTCTTTGCATTGAATACCTATATATATAGTAACTTCTATGCAGACAACCTCGCACCCGAAGTATCGGACTTTTATTCGAAATACAAGACCTGGTACAGCAAGAGCCTGATCAACTACTTCCCTAAATACGGAATATTAGGCTTCGATACCGGTATGTTCTTCTTCGATGCCATCCGTAAATATGGTTCCAACTTCGAGAACAACCTGGGTAACATCCGCTATAAAGGTATACAGACCTGCTTCGACTTCGAACGGGTTAATAACTGGGGAGGTTTTATCAACACCAACATATTTATCGTTCACTACCAGAACGACTACAATGTAACACGCAGTGAAGTAAGATGA